A single Theropithecus gelada isolate Dixy chromosome 7b, Tgel_1.0, whole genome shotgun sequence DNA region contains:
- the LOC112628348 gene encoding olfactory receptor 4K14-like yields the protein MFLGSKRFTLNKIDNRNQSVISEFVLLGLCHSWNIQVILLIIFFMLYLIIVSGNTVIMILIISDSHLHSPMYFLVANLSFVDMWLSSITTPKMITDFLRVEKTISFGGCMSQIIFVHFVGGGEMVLLVIMAYDRYVAICKPLHYSTIMSLQRCIGLVLTSWTIGFVHAMSQLVVIVQLPFCGPREIDSFFCDIPLVIKLACVDSSNLEMLMNGDSGILAMTCFILLLTSYSYILLTVHRGSKTGAFKALSTCTAHITVVVLFFGPCIFIYVWPLSITWVDKFLAVFYSVITPLLNPAIYTLRNKEMKNAMKRFRSYYIDSKVNI from the coding sequence GTTCACActgaataaaatagataatagaaaTCAGTCTGTAATTTCAGAATTTGTGCTTCTGGGACTTTGCCATTCATGGAATATTCAGGTTATactcttaataatattttttatgctTTACCTGATCATTGTATCTGGAAATACTGTCATTATGATCTTAATCATCAGTGATTCGCATCTCCATTCACCAATGTACTTCTTAGTGGCCAACCTGTCCTTTGTTGATATGTGGCTTTCCTCCATCACCACTCCTAAGATGATTACAGACTTTCTCAGGGTGGAAAAGACCATTTCCTTTGGAGGCTGCATGTCCCAGAtcatttttgtgcattttgttgGAGGAGGTGAGATGGTGCTACTGGTGATAATGGCCTATGATCGCTATGTGGCAATCTGCAAACCACTCCACTACTCCACCATTATGAGCCTGCAAAGGTGTATTGGACTGGTGTTGACTTCCTGGACTATTGGCTTTGTGCATGCCATGAGTCAACTGGTTGTGATTGTTCAGCTGCCATTCTGTGGCCCCAGGGAAATAGACAGCTTCTTCTGTGATATACCACTGGTAATCAAGCTAGCCTGTGTGGATTCCTCTAACTTGGAAATGTTAATGAATGGTGACAGTGGAATTCTGGCCATGACTTGCTTTATTCTCTTGCTGACCTCCTACTCATATATTCTTCTCACTGTCCATCGAGGCTCTAAAACTGGGGCTTTTAAGGCACTCTCTACCTGCACTGCCCACATCACAGTGGTGGTGCTTTTCTTTGGGCCCTGCATCTTCATCTATGTGTGGCCACTCAGCATCACCTGGGTGGACAAATTTCTTGCTGTGTTCTACTCTGTTATTACCCCTCTCCTAAATCCAGCCATTTATACCCTGAGAAATAAGGAGATGAAAAATGCTATGAAGAGGTTTAGAAGCTATTACATAGATTCCAAGGTAAATATTTAA